In one window of Flavobacterium ginsengisoli DNA:
- a CDS encoding alpha-N-arabinofuranosidase translates to MKKALLISFLISFCSQLNFAQTTITIKNSADAPTIDKNIYGHFAEHLGRCIYGGFFVGDTSKIPNTNGVRNDIIKALKDLKIPNLRWPGGCFADTYHWKDGIGPQEQRPTIVNKWWGGVTEDNSFGTHDFLNMCELLGAEPYLSGNVGSGTVQELADWVQYTNFSGKSPMSDLRAKNGRKEPWKVKYWGIGNEAWGCGGNMTAEYYAGEYRKYATFMSDWENTGGITRIASGSNSADYNWTEVLMKGIPLNMLGGVGVHHYAVIDWGKKGDDRNFTEEGYFKTMQSALKMEELVTKHSAIMDKYDPEKKVAMIVDEWGGWYEVEKGTNPGFLYQQNTMRDAVLAGATLNIFNNHSDRVRMANLAQCVNVLQAVILTDKAKMIVTPTYHVMKMYSVHQDAKLLPVSFESPSYTFNGEKLPAVSASASKDKSGAVHISLVNVDAKNKNKIEIDVKDLGVKNFTGTVITSAKLQDYNSFENPNKIVPTAFKGFENKKGKLEITIPPFSVVVLEGK, encoded by the coding sequence ATGAAAAAAGCACTTTTAATCTCATTTCTTATTTCGTTTTGTAGTCAGCTGAATTTCGCGCAGACGACAATTACTATTAAAAATTCTGCTGATGCACCTACAATTGACAAAAATATCTACGGTCATTTTGCAGAACATTTAGGCCGTTGTATTTACGGAGGATTTTTTGTGGGAGACACTTCAAAAATTCCAAATACAAATGGAGTAAGAAATGATATTATTAAGGCTTTAAAAGATTTAAAAATTCCAAACTTAAGATGGCCGGGAGGATGTTTTGCAGATACATACCATTGGAAAGACGGAATTGGACCACAAGAGCAAAGACCAACTATTGTAAACAAATGGTGGGGCGGAGTAACCGAAGATAATAGTTTCGGAACACACGATTTCTTGAATATGTGCGAACTTTTAGGAGCAGAACCGTATTTATCTGGAAACGTAGGAAGCGGAACTGTTCAAGAATTGGCAGATTGGGTTCAGTACACAAACTTCAGCGGTAAAAGTCCAATGAGTGATTTACGTGCTAAAAATGGAAGAAAAGAACCTTGGAAAGTAAAATACTGGGGAATTGGAAATGAAGCTTGGGGATGTGGAGGAAATATGACTGCAGAATACTATGCAGGAGAATACAGAAAATATGCGACTTTCATGTCGGACTGGGAAAATACGGGAGGAATTACAAGAATTGCTTCAGGATCAAACAGTGCAGATTACAATTGGACAGAAGTTTTAATGAAAGGCATTCCGCTAAATATGTTAGGCGGAGTTGGAGTTCACCATTATGCTGTAATTGATTGGGGTAAAAAAGGAGATGACAGAAATTTTACTGAAGAAGGCTATTTCAAAACGATGCAGTCTGCTCTAAAAATGGAAGAATTGGTTACGAAACATTCTGCTATTATGGACAAATACGACCCTGAGAAAAAAGTAGCCATGATTGTTGACGAATGGGGAGGCTGGTATGAAGTTGAAAAAGGAACAAATCCAGGGTTTTTATATCAGCAAAATACAATGCGTGATGCAGTTTTAGCTGGAGCAACTCTTAATATTTTCAACAACCATTCAGACCGTGTTCGTATGGCAAACTTAGCACAATGTGTTAACGTTTTACAAGCCGTAATTCTTACTGATAAAGCTAAAATGATTGTAACGCCAACATACCATGTAATGAAAATGTACAGCGTGCACCAAGATGCAAAATTATTGCCAGTAAGTTTCGAATCGCCATCATACACTTTTAATGGAGAAAAACTTCCAGCAGTTTCAGCATCAGCATCAAAAGATAAAAGCGGAGCGGTTCACATTTCATTAGTTAACGTAGACGCAAAAAACAAAAACAAAATCGAAATTGATGTAAAAGATTTAGGTGTGAAAAACTTCACAGGAACGGTCATAACATCGGCTAAATTACAAGATTACAATTCATTCGAAAATCCAAATAAAATTGTTCCGACAGCTTTTAAAGGTTTCGAAAACAAAAAAGGAAAACTTGAAATCACTATTCCTCCTTTCTCAGTAGTTGTTTTAGAAGGAAAATAA
- a CDS encoding glycoside hydrolase family 127 protein, translating to MMKYNLPILTIFMSLLVLVSCKETKNNVVQNKTSALKAGYEIEPVNIQNVKLTDSFWLPIIKRVQEVTIEYAIKKCDEEGRFENFLIAGKQKTGTTRGDMPFDDTDVYKIIEGASNTLISAPNPKLERVLDSMIAIVKIGQEPDGYITTWRTINPAKPPAPWVPVIEGKRWESLQISHELYNPGHLIEVAIVHYEATGKTNFLDIAIKAADMLVRTFGDNPGQVKGVPGHQIVETGLLKLYQITGKEDYLKLAKYYLDNRGNPNNHKLYGEYAQDHMPVIEQKEAVGHAVRAVYMYAGMTDIVALTKDKAYENAVNTIWNNMVNKKMYITGGIGSRHDGEAFGANYELPNLTAYNETCASNW from the coding sequence ATGATGAAATACAACTTACCAATTTTAACGATTTTCATGTCACTTCTAGTTTTGGTTTCCTGTAAAGAGACCAAAAACAATGTGGTGCAGAATAAAACATCGGCCTTAAAAGCAGGTTACGAAATCGAACCGGTTAACATTCAAAATGTAAAACTAACCGATTCTTTCTGGCTTCCAATTATTAAAAGAGTACAGGAAGTAACGATAGAATACGCCATTAAAAAATGTGACGAAGAGGGGCGTTTTGAAAACTTTTTAATTGCCGGAAAGCAAAAAACAGGAACAACAAGAGGAGATATGCCTTTTGATGATACCGATGTTTACAAAATTATCGAAGGAGCGTCGAATACTTTAATTAGCGCACCAAATCCGAAATTGGAAAGAGTTTTGGATTCTATGATTGCCATTGTAAAAATTGGTCAAGAGCCAGATGGATATATTACAACTTGGAGAACTATAAATCCTGCAAAACCGCCAGCACCTTGGGTTCCTGTAATCGAAGGAAAACGTTGGGAATCTTTACAGATTAGCCACGAATTGTATAATCCGGGACATTTAATTGAAGTCGCTATCGTGCATTACGAAGCAACAGGAAAAACCAATTTCCTAGACATTGCCATAAAAGCTGCCGATATGTTGGTAAGAACTTTTGGCGATAATCCAGGTCAAGTAAAAGGAGTTCCGGGACATCAGATTGTAGAAACTGGGTTATTGAAATTATATCAAATTACAGGAAAAGAAGATTATCTGAAATTGGCAAAATACTATTTGGACAATCGCGGAAATCCAAACAATCATAAATTATACGGAGAATATGCTCAGGATCACATGCCGGTTATAGAACAAAAAGAAGCCGTAGGACATGCCGTTCGCGCCGTTTATATGTATGCAGGAATGACCGATATTGTGGCACTGACTAAGGATAAAGCCTATGAAAATGCTGTAAATACAATATGGAATAATATGGTGAACAAAAAAATGTACATCACAGGCGGAATCGGATCCAGACATGATGGAGAAGCTTTTGGAGCTAATTACGAATTGCCAAATCTAACGGCTTACAATGAAACTTGTGCGAGCAATTGGTGA
- a CDS encoding arabinan endo-1,5-alpha-L-arabinosidase, translating into MKTITSLVLLAILFGSCQNEEIVPTQEGTTAVVNAQDSQVTNSTAKTVSGNVPSHDPSTIVKSGVNYYVFTTGDNIPMTYSTNLTSWTWGTSVFSSTPSWITGYVPGFVKTFWAPDVAWFNNRWNMYYSCSTFGSATSAIGLVTTPAISQSAGTTWTDRGVVVSSSSASDVNAIDPSILVDGSNVYMAYGSWHAGIGVIQINPSTGKTTGSRTIVAGGNSASWEAPCLIKEGSYYYMFVNRGTCCNGVNSTYYIVVGRSTSPFGPFVDKNGVALTNGGGTTVLATQGNYIGPGHLSRITGTQKGSVHYYDGADSGNPKLEIVYFTWSSGWPTLSY; encoded by the coding sequence ATGAAAACAATTACAAGTTTGGTTTTATTAGCGATATTATTTGGGAGTTGTCAAAATGAAGAGATTGTCCCAACACAAGAAGGAACAACAGCAGTTGTAAATGCTCAGGATTCACAGGTTACCAATTCAACAGCAAAGACAGTCAGCGGAAATGTGCCATCGCACGATCCAAGTACGATTGTAAAAAGCGGTGTTAATTATTATGTTTTTACTACGGGAGATAATATTCCAATGACTTATTCAACAAATTTAACCAGCTGGACATGGGGAACATCAGTATTCTCATCAACTCCAAGTTGGATTACAGGATATGTTCCAGGATTCGTTAAAACGTTCTGGGCACCAGATGTTGCTTGGTTTAATAACAGATGGAATATGTATTATTCATGCTCAACATTTGGTTCGGCGACATCAGCAATCGGATTGGTTACAACGCCAGCTATTTCGCAGAGCGCAGGAACAACATGGACAGATAGAGGCGTAGTCGTTTCTTCGTCATCAGCATCAGACGTGAATGCAATAGATCCTTCTATTTTGGTTGATGGAAGCAATGTCTATATGGCTTACGGTTCGTGGCATGCAGGCATTGGAGTTATCCAAATTAATCCTTCAACAGGAAAAACAACTGGAAGCAGAACGATTGTCGCTGGAGGAAACAGCGCATCTTGGGAAGCTCCTTGTTTAATTAAAGAAGGAAGCTATTATTATATGTTTGTAAACCGAGGCACTTGCTGTAATGGTGTAAACAGTACTTATTATATTGTAGTAGGACGTTCTACAAGTCCGTTTGGACCTTTCGTTGATAAAAACGGAGTGGCATTAACCAATGGCGGAGGTACAACCGTTTTAGCTACGCAAGGAAATTATATTGGTCCTGGACATTTGTCTAGAATTACAGGAACGCAGAAGGGATCTGTTCATTATTATGACGGAGCTGACAGCGGAAACCCAAAACTCGAAATCGTATATTTTACTTGGTCATCTGGATGGCCAACACTTTCTTATTAA
- a CDS encoding arabinan endo-1,5-alpha-L-arabinosidase translates to MVYKNIKYTLSGFLMLIASVSFAQEIVVHDPVVFKQKDTYYLFCTGNGISVFSSKDLKKWNKEPQVFAEKPIWADGVAADFKNHIWAPDISFHNNTYYLYYSVSAFAKNTSAIGVATNTTLDPKDKNYKWVDQGIVIQSQPNRDMWNAIDPNLVFDENNTPWLSFGSFWEGLKLVKLNPDLKSIAQPQEWYTIAKRKRTFELADSDPGDGALEAPFIFKKNGYYYQFLSWDLCCRGEKSTYKVVVGRSKNVTGPYLDKEGKQLDQGGGSLVVQGDENYFGVGHNSAYTFDGKDYMFYHAYEKKTKGTPRLVIREMQWDADLWPVLK, encoded by the coding sequence ATGGTTTACAAAAATATAAAATATACACTTTCTGGTTTTTTGATGCTGATTGCTTCAGTTTCTTTTGCGCAGGAAATTGTAGTTCACGATCCAGTGGTCTTCAAACAAAAAGACACTTATTATCTATTTTGTACAGGAAACGGAATCAGTGTTTTCAGTTCAAAAGATTTGAAAAAATGGAATAAAGAACCACAGGTTTTTGCCGAAAAACCAATTTGGGCAGATGGCGTTGCGGCTGATTTTAAAAATCATATTTGGGCGCCGGATATTTCATTTCACAACAACACCTATTATTTGTATTATTCTGTTTCTGCTTTTGCTAAAAATACATCGGCAATTGGTGTTGCCACTAATACGACTTTAGATCCAAAAGATAAAAACTACAAATGGGTCGATCAGGGAATTGTAATTCAATCACAGCCAAACAGAGATATGTGGAATGCCATTGATCCCAATTTGGTTTTTGATGAAAACAATACGCCTTGGCTTTCATTTGGTTCTTTTTGGGAAGGATTGAAATTGGTAAAATTAAATCCCGATTTAAAATCAATTGCTCAGCCTCAAGAATGGTATACAATTGCAAAACGCAAAAGAACTTTCGAATTAGCAGATTCAGACCCAGGAGATGGCGCGCTCGAAGCTCCTTTTATCTTCAAGAAAAACGGTTATTATTATCAATTTCTTTCTTGGGATTTATGCTGTCGCGGAGAAAAAAGCACTTATAAAGTCGTTGTTGGAAGATCTAAAAATGTAACGGGACCTTATTTGGATAAAGAAGGAAAACAACTCGATCAAGGCGGAGGAAGTTTAGTAGTTCAAGGCGACGAAAACTATTTTGGAGTAGGACATAACAGCGCTTATACTTTTGATGGAAAAGATTATATGTTTTACCATGCTTATGAAAAGAAAACCAAAGGAACGCCAAGATTAGTAATTCGAGAAATGCAATGGGACGCCGATTTATGGCCTGTTTTAAAATAG
- a CDS encoding family 43 glycosylhydrolase: MQTNILKNWALSAIVFVSVSSCTDKKAEKELTKKEAATTKTTLTNKPIVLQRADPFIYKHTDGYYYFTGSIPTYDAIELRRAKSIDELQNAETFRVWEKHKSGPMSRHVWAPEIHYLDGKWYVYFAASEENDIWKLRPYVLECTGQDPLHDKWIELGQMQAADADPKSFTDFSLDGTVFEHKNKRYFCWAEKTGGQFAASNLYLAEMESPVKLKTVQFMLTTPDYDWERIGFWVNEGPAVLKHKGKIYITFSASATGSCYSMGMMEADENADLLDRNSWKKSRYPVLKTNEAKKIYGPGHNSFTVDENGEPLVIYHARDYEKAVGDPKVVPATDKRPLKEIIADPLYDPNRHARMMKLKFDKNETPIFEFN; this comes from the coding sequence ATGCAAACAAACATATTAAAAAATTGGGCACTTTCAGCCATTGTTTTTGTAAGTGTTTCTTCCTGTACAGATAAAAAAGCAGAAAAAGAGTTGACTAAAAAAGAAGCGGCTACTACAAAAACAACCTTAACTAATAAACCTATTGTTTTGCAAAGAGCAGATCCTTTTATCTATAAGCATACAGATGGGTATTACTATTTTACAGGATCGATACCAACGTACGATGCTATAGAGTTAAGACGTGCCAAGTCTATTGATGAACTTCAAAATGCTGAAACCTTTAGAGTATGGGAAAAACATAAGAGCGGACCAATGAGCCGTCATGTTTGGGCTCCTGAAATTCATTATTTAGATGGAAAATGGTACGTGTATTTTGCGGCAAGCGAAGAAAATGATATTTGGAAATTAAGACCGTATGTTTTGGAGTGTACAGGTCAGGATCCTTTACATGATAAGTGGATTGAACTTGGACAAATGCAGGCGGCTGACGCAGATCCAAAAAGTTTTACCGATTTTTCTCTAGACGGGACTGTATTTGAGCATAAAAATAAACGCTATTTCTGTTGGGCAGAAAAAACAGGTGGACAGTTCGCCGCTTCTAATTTGTATTTGGCCGAAATGGAATCGCCCGTAAAACTAAAAACTGTTCAATTTATGCTAACGACTCCAGATTATGATTGGGAACGCATAGGTTTTTGGGTAAATGAAGGCCCTGCAGTTCTTAAACACAAAGGGAAAATTTACATTACTTTTTCGGCAAGTGCTACAGGTTCTTGTTATAGTATGGGAATGATGGAAGCAGATGAAAACGCTGATTTACTAGATAGAAATTCTTGGAAAAAATCCAGATATCCAGTATTAAAAACCAACGAAGCAAAGAAAATTTATGGACCAGGACATAACTCGTTTACAGTAGATGAAAACGGAGAACCATTAGTAATTTATCATGCAAGAGATTACGAAAAAGCTGTTGGCGATCCAAAAGTTGTACCTGCGACAGATAAAAGACCGTTGAAAGAAATTATTGCAGATCCGCTGTATGATCCTAATCGTCATGCAAGAATGATGAAATTAAAATTTGATAAAAACGAGACACCAATATTCGAATTTAACTAA
- a CDS encoding glycoside hydrolase family 127 protein: MKLVRAIGDVYWNHRLHNLYGKSEYFDVIERTMYNGLISGISLDGKQFFYPNALEADGVYKSNRGSCTRQGWFDCSCCPTNLIRFIPSIPGLIYSKTKNDLYVNLYASNNASFTLGKTDLQISQQTSYPWNGKVGISVNPKKESKFTIKLRVPGWARNEVLPGDLYTYKKASTQKPTITVNGEVLAIQPENGYFNVTRNWKKGDKIALNFPMEVQEVETNSKVETNKNKVSLEYGPLVYAVEEIDNKNNFDKIDISSSDTFKVRKEANLLQGVNVIENSKFKAIPYYSWSNRGVGKMKVWIDFKD; encoded by the coding sequence ATGAAACTTGTGCGAGCAATTGGTGATGTGTATTGGAATCACAGATTACATAATTTATACGGAAAATCAGAGTATTTTGATGTCATCGAAAGAACCATGTACAACGGATTAATTTCGGGTATTTCGCTTGACGGAAAACAATTTTTCTATCCAAATGCCTTAGAAGCAGATGGTGTTTATAAATCAAACAGAGGTTCTTGTACACGTCAAGGTTGGTTTGATTGTTCTTGCTGTCCGACAAATTTAATTCGTTTTATTCCATCAATTCCAGGATTGATTTATTCGAAAACAAAAAACGATTTGTATGTGAATTTATATGCTTCAAACAATGCTTCTTTCACATTAGGAAAAACAGATTTACAGATTTCGCAACAGACTTCTTATCCTTGGAATGGAAAAGTTGGAATCTCAGTTAATCCTAAAAAAGAAAGCAAATTCACGATTAAACTTAGAGTTCCAGGTTGGGCAAGAAATGAAGTTTTACCAGGAGATTTATATACGTATAAAAAAGCTTCTACTCAAAAACCAACTATTACTGTAAATGGAGAAGTATTGGCAATTCAGCCTGAAAATGGCTATTTCAATGTGACCAGAAATTGGAAAAAAGGAGACAAAATCGCTCTTAATTTCCCGATGGAAGTTCAAGAAGTTGAAACGAATTCTAAAGTTGAAACAAACAAAAACAAAGTGTCTTTAGAATATGGTCCGCTAGTTTATGCTGTTGAAGAAATCGACAATAAAAACAACTTTGATAAAATAGATATTTCTTCTTCAGATACTTTTAAAGTGAGAAAAGAAGCGAATTTACTGCAAGGTGTAAATGTGATCGAAAATTCAAAATTCAAAGCCATTCCCTATTATTCTTGGTCAAATCGCGGAGTTGGGAAAATGAAAGTGTGGATTGATTTTAAAGACTGA
- a CDS encoding glycoside hydrolase family 43 protein, which translates to MKKLFINISVLFLSIAGTAQSVKFNNPIITDKYTGDPAALVYKDKVYLYAGHDEAPNDFNFYKMNEWLVYSSSDMKKWESHPVPLKVTDFKWAKSDAWASQVIERNGKFYWYVTVEHGTVPGKSIGVAVADNPLGPFKDALGKALITNDMTKFSDISWDDIDPTVFIDTDGQAYLFWGNTACHYAKLKENMTEIEGEIHHIKLPNFTEAPWIHKHKDWYYLSYAYEFPEKIAYAMSKSITGPWEFKGILNELAGNSNTNHQSIIDFKGQSYFIYHNGASKPNGGSFRRSVCVDKLFYNKDGTMKRVVMTSEGIQ; encoded by the coding sequence ATGAAAAAACTATTTATAAATATTTCTGTTTTGTTTTTATCGATTGCAGGAACTGCACAATCGGTAAAATTCAACAATCCTATTATTACAGATAAATATACTGGAGATCCTGCAGCATTGGTTTACAAAGACAAAGTGTATTTGTATGCAGGCCATGATGAAGCACCAAACGATTTTAATTTTTATAAAATGAATGAATGGCTGGTGTATTCTTCTTCTGACATGAAAAAATGGGAATCGCATCCGGTTCCATTGAAAGTAACAGATTTTAAATGGGCAAAAAGCGATGCGTGGGCTTCTCAAGTAATAGAAAGAAACGGAAAATTTTATTGGTATGTAACAGTTGAACATGGTACTGTTCCAGGAAAATCAATTGGAGTTGCTGTGGCAGATAATCCGCTTGGACCTTTTAAAGATGCATTAGGAAAAGCATTAATTACCAACGACATGACCAAATTTAGCGATATAAGCTGGGACGATATCGACCCGACAGTTTTTATCGATACTGACGGACAAGCCTATTTATTTTGGGGAAATACCGCCTGTCATTATGCCAAATTAAAAGAAAACATGACGGAAATAGAAGGCGAAATTCATCACATAAAACTGCCAAATTTTACCGAAGCACCGTGGATTCATAAACACAAAGATTGGTATTACTTGTCATACGCTTATGAGTTTCCAGAGAAAATTGCCTACGCCATGAGCAAATCAATTACAGGGCCTTGGGAATTTAAAGGGATTTTGAATGAATTAGCAGGAAACAGTAATACGAATCATCAATCAATTATTGATTTTAAAGGACAATCGTATTTCATTTATCACAACGGAGCATCAAAACCAAATGGAGGAAGTTTTAGAAGATCGGTCTGTGTAGATAAATTATTTTATAACAAAGACGGAACGATGAAACGTGTTGTAATGACCTCTGAAGGAATTCAATAG
- a CDS encoding arabinan endo-1,5-alpha-L-arabinosidase has product MKKENFILKTISFVGFFVATILITSCSKDDPAVKTPDPDPVVTPPVVTPTFNGPTYADNYTAFASWASRSQWNLANVHDPSVEKSGEYYYMYQTDASYGNAHDGKGHFFYRRSKDLISWEFMGPSMLQAPAWVKDSLNNKRARMSPALPPIENPNYGFWAPCVRKVGNVFRMYYSIVVTNPITGTDTNTSWTERAFIGLAETTDLASNNWVDKGMVVCSEPDGVKSYVRNGGNDWDAYFKFNAIDPSFIETPEGEQYLIYGSWHSGIATLKLNPTTGKPDKLKTIDDYGVRIAGRGNVNTNRWQALEGPEIIYNPETQYYYLFLAYDELSVAYNTRVARSKNILGPYVTNTGMSITNGAECYPLVTHPYQFKNHTGWVGFSHCAVFQNPDTKQWFYASQARLPEGVAGIAVSNAVMMGHVHGIQWTEDGWPVIEPERYAGVPTTTFAEGNLVGTWEQITLNYQYKTMQKAVTIFLTADKKVSGDITGTWSYDPAKKIATINGVKCNVVDAWDWESATRKVTLTYTGINSAGISVWGKKIN; this is encoded by the coding sequence ATGAAAAAAGAAAACTTCATTTTAAAAACCATTTCGTTCGTCGGATTTTTTGTTGCAACGATTTTAATTACAAGTTGTTCCAAAGATGATCCAGCGGTAAAGACACCAGATCCAGATCCAGTGGTGACGCCTCCTGTGGTCACACCAACGTTTAACGGACCAACTTATGCTGACAATTATACTGCATTTGCAAGTTGGGCAAGTAGATCACAATGGAATCTGGCAAATGTACACGATCCATCAGTGGAGAAATCTGGAGAATATTATTATATGTATCAAACAGATGCTTCTTACGGAAATGCGCATGATGGCAAAGGACATTTTTTCTACAGAAGATCCAAAGATTTAATCAGCTGGGAATTTATGGGGCCTTCAATGCTTCAGGCTCCAGCTTGGGTAAAAGATTCTTTAAATAACAAAAGAGCGAGAATGAGTCCGGCACTTCCTCCTATAGAAAATCCAAATTACGGATTTTGGGCGCCTTGTGTTCGAAAAGTCGGGAATGTTTTCAGAATGTATTATAGCATTGTAGTAACAAACCCAATTACGGGAACAGATACCAATACTTCTTGGACAGAACGTGCTTTTATCGGTTTGGCTGAAACAACAGATTTAGCTTCTAATAATTGGGTTGACAAAGGAATGGTAGTCTGCTCAGAACCTGACGGTGTAAAAAGTTATGTTAGAAACGGAGGAAACGATTGGGATGCTTATTTTAAATTCAATGCCATTGATCCGAGTTTTATTGAAACTCCCGAAGGCGAACAATATCTAATTTACGGTTCATGGCATTCTGGAATTGCGACTTTAAAATTAAATCCAACAACAGGGAAACCAGATAAATTAAAAACAATCGACGATTATGGAGTTCGAATTGCAGGTCGCGGAAACGTAAATACAAACCGTTGGCAGGCGCTCGAAGGGCCAGAAATTATCTATAATCCAGAGACTCAGTATTATTACTTGTTCTTAGCTTATGATGAATTATCGGTTGCGTATAATACACGTGTGGCACGTTCCAAAAATATTCTTGGGCCTTATGTCACCAATACAGGAATGAGCATTACAAATGGTGCAGAATGCTATCCATTGGTAACACATCCGTATCAATTTAAAAATCATACGGGCTGGGTTGGATTTTCGCATTGTGCTGTTTTTCAAAACCCAGACACCAAACAATGGTTTTATGCTTCACAAGCGCGTTTGCCAGAAGGAGTTGCCGGAATTGCCGTTTCAAATGCAGTAATGATGGGACACGTGCACGGAATTCAATGGACAGAAGATGGCTGGCCTGTAATAGAGCCAGAACGTTACGCAGGAGTGCCAACAACCACTTTTGCAGAAGGGAATCTAGTTGGAACTTGGGAACAGATTACGCTAAATTACCAATACAAAACCATGCAGAAAGCAGTGACGATTTTTTTAACTGCCGATAAAAAAGTAAGCGGAGATATAACGGGAACTTGGTCTTATGATCCCGCAAAAAAAATAGCAACCATAAACGGAGTGAAATGCAATGTAGTTGACGCTTGGGATTGGGAATCGGCAACTAGAAAAGTGACTTTAACCTATACTGGAATCAATAGTGCAGGAATATCCGTTTGGGGTAAAAAGATTAATTAG